The Aphelocoma coerulescens isolate FSJ_1873_10779 chromosome 2, UR_Acoe_1.0, whole genome shotgun sequence genome contains a region encoding:
- the CCR9 gene encoding C-C chemokine receptor type 9: MAAASVVTHPAKSSLDYYRNDSMVLSLCENPVNSTDFMCDKRQVRQFAQAFLPVFFWLIFAVGTVGNTLVVLVYCKYHFRRSMMDQYLLHLAIADLLLLFTLPFWAKAASDGWIFKDFMCKVVNSMYKINYYGCSLLLTCISFDRYITIVQAMKAKTCKRRWLLRSKLMCLAVWLTSVSLCIPEIIYSQSMQVGDVTVCKTMYPPNVSVIFRVTVLVLKVAIGFFFPLFVMVICYALIINTLLQAKRSQKQKSLKIITMIITAFLLSQFPYNIVLLVKAINTYTGVVHSCQAANQLDIGLQVTQSIAFLHSCLNPFLYVFAGERFRTALGRMIQSCGCCWSRGQEHSSACDSQEHSSNLSFAMLGRRQLRNSLIVSTHWTSSGMSPPCKVML, encoded by the exons ATGGCAGCTGCAAGTGTA GTCACACATCCTGCCAAGAGTAGCCTGGATTACTACAGGAATGACAGCAtggtgctgtccctgtgtgaAAACCCAGTGAACAGCACAGACTTCATGTGCGACAAGAGGCAGGTCAGGCAGTTCGCTCAAGCCTTCCTGCCAGTGTTTTTCTGGCTCATCTTTGCTGTGGGCACAGTGGGGAACACCTTGGTTGTGCTTGTCTATTGCAAATACCACTTCAGGAGGAGCATGATGGATCAGTACCTGCTGCACCTGGCCATCGCCGACCTCCTGCTCCTTTTCACCCTGCCCTTCTGGGCCAAGGCTGCTTCCGATGGATGGATCTTCAAGGACTTCATGTGCAAAGTCGTCAACAGCATGTATAAGATCAACTACTATGGCTGCAGCTTGCTTCTAACCTGCATCAGCTTTGACAGGTACATCACTATTGTCCAGGCAATGAAAGCTAAAACTTGTAAGCGAAGGTGGCTCCTGCGCAGCAAGCTCATGTGCCTGGCTGTCTGGCTGACATCCGTGAGCCTGTGCATCCCAGAAATCATTTACAGCCAGAGCATGCAGGTGGGTGATGTAACAGTTTGCAAAACTATGTACCCACCAAATGTCAGCGTGATCTTCAGAGTTACGGTCCTGGTCTTGAAAGTCGCCATAGGAttcttctttcctctctttgtCATGGTTATTTGTTACGCCCTTATCATCAACACTCTCCTACAAGCAAAAAGATCCCAAAAGCAGAAGTCACTGAAGATCATCACCATGATCatcactgctttcctcctctctcagTTCCCATACAATATTGTTTTGCTGGTCAAAGCCATCAACACCTACACCGGGGTGGTGCACAGTTGTCAGGCTGCCAACCAGCTGGACATTGGGCTGCAGGTCACCCAGAGCATCGCCTTCCTCCACAGCTGCCTCAACCCCTTCCTCTACGTCTTCGCTGGCGAGCGGTTCAGGACGGCGCTGGGCAGGATGAtacaaagctgtggctgctgctggagcaggggccaggagcaCTCCTCTGCCTGTGACAGCCAGGAGCACAGCTCAAACTTGTCCTTTGCCATGCTGGGGAGGCGGCAGCTGAGGAACTCTCTCATCGTCAGCACTCACTGGACCTCCTCTGGTATGTCCCCTCCTTGCAAAGTCATGTTGTAA
- the TMPPE gene encoding transmembrane protein with metallophosphoesterase domain isoform X2, with translation MISFKQLPIEAKAAVAAGVVFVSMMLSRSYLVEKLDFRTRRWLLRLQMALFVNTLMLMGSLHVWRSTVTTFTRSSAASSFCFMLWKIAVFMFLALAHSSFFTLLFLVAEEPYFFSLAAYTCLGAYIILIFFLFTLGSVEQAYKFLAGRGTKAGTGNKNRTALKPVLAVLLTVVLTVVGLLNASQPPTVNSVEIPVHKLPSTMNNLKVVLLSDIHLGPTVGKTKLAMIVRMVKALKPDITVIVGDLTDAEAKIIRPAVEPLGELDSPLGTYFVTGNHEYYTSDVSNWFELLKSFNIQPLHNENVKIVSPKSASDWFCLAGVDDIEADVLHYSGHGMDLKKALRGCSNEHAIVLLAHQPVAAKWALQERPDINLILSGHTHGGQIFPLNAGAYLLNPFFVGLYKVGQNTFVYVSPGTMYYGIPMRLGSRAEITEIILRSP, from the coding sequence ATGATCTCCTTCAAGCAATTGCCCATTGAAGCAAAGgctgcagtggctgcaggaGTGGTTTTCGTCTCCATGATGCTATCGCGGAGTTACCTGGTGGAAAAACTCGATTTCAGGACACGGCGCTGGCTTCTAAGGCTGCAAATGGCGCTATTTGTTAATACACTCATGTTGATGGGATCTCTTCATGTTTGGAGAAGCACAGTCACCACGTTCACCAGGTCTTCAGCTGCCAGCTCCTTCTGTTTCATGCTGTGGAAAATAGCTGTGTTCATGTTTCTAGCTTTGGCTCATTCTAGCTTCTTTACATTGCTATTTCTTGTTGCAGAAGAgccttatttcttttctttagctGCCTACACTTGCTTGGGGGCCTATATTATTCTcatctttttcctcttcactcTAGGCTCTGTAGAGCAGGCTTACAAGTTCTTGGCTGGGAGAGGCACTAAAGCAGGCACTGGCAACAAGAACAGAACAGCACTGAAACCAGTTCTGGCAGTCTTGCTGACTGTTGTGCTGACTGTTGTTGGGCTGTTAAATGCTTCCCAGCCTCCTACTGTGAATTCAGTGGAGATTCCAGTTCACAAGCTACCCTCAACAATGAACAACCTGAAAGTGGTGTTGCTTTCAGATATCCATCTGGGGCCTACGGTTGGGAAGACCAAGCTTGCCATGATAGTGAGGATGGTTAAGGCTTTAAAACCAGATATCACCGTGATTGTTGGGGACCTGACTGATGCCGAGGCAAAGATCATACGACCTGCTGTTGAGCCTCTTGGAGAACTTGATTCCCCTTTGGGAACTTACTTTGTCACAGGAAATCATGAGTACTACACCTCAGATGTTAGCAACTGGTTCGAGCTGTTAAAATCATTTAACATTCAGCCATTGCATAACGAGAATGTGAAGATTGTTTCACCAAAGAGCGCTTCGGACTGGTTCTGCCTGGCTGGCGTGGATGATATTGAAGCAGATGTGTTGCACTACTCGGGACATGGCATGGATTTGAAAAAAGCTCTCAGAGGTTGTAGTAATGAGCATGCAATAGTACTCTTAGCTCATCAGCCAGTTGCTGCAAAGTGGGCCCTTCAGGAGAGGCCAGACATAAATTTAATTCTCTCTGGCCATACTCATGGGGGGCAGATTTTCCCTCTAAATGCTGGAGCTTATCTTTTAAATCCGTTCTTTGTTGGCTTGTACAAAGTTGGGCAGAACACCTTTGTCTACGTCAGCCCAGGGACGATGTACTATGGAATACCCATGaggctgggcagcagagctgaaatAACAGAGATAATTCTGCGTTCTCCTTGA
- the TMPPE gene encoding transmembrane protein with metallophosphoesterase domain isoform X1 has product MCFVDPRHPFITTLLTTGDFCRTEGNSQEAKMISFKQLPIEAKAAVAAGVVFVSMMLSRSYLVEKLDFRTRRWLLRLQMALFVNTLMLMGSLHVWRSTVTTFTRSSAASSFCFMLWKIAVFMFLALAHSSFFTLLFLVAEEPYFFSLAAYTCLGAYIILIFFLFTLGSVEQAYKFLAGRGTKAGTGNKNRTALKPVLAVLLTVVLTVVGLLNASQPPTVNSVEIPVHKLPSTMNNLKVVLLSDIHLGPTVGKTKLAMIVRMVKALKPDITVIVGDLTDAEAKIIRPAVEPLGELDSPLGTYFVTGNHEYYTSDVSNWFELLKSFNIQPLHNENVKIVSPKSASDWFCLAGVDDIEADVLHYSGHGMDLKKALRGCSNEHAIVLLAHQPVAAKWALQERPDINLILSGHTHGGQIFPLNAGAYLLNPFFVGLYKVGQNTFVYVSPGTMYYGIPMRLGSRAEITEIILRSP; this is encoded by the exons ATGT GCTTTGTTGACCCAAGGCATCCCTTCATAACCACATTATTGACTACTGGAGACTTCTGCAGAACAGAAGGGAACAGTCAGGAAGCAAAGATGATCTCCTTCAAGCAATTGCCCATTGAAGCAAAGgctgcagtggctgcaggaGTGGTTTTCGTCTCCATGATGCTATCGCGGAGTTACCTGGTGGAAAAACTCGATTTCAGGACACGGCGCTGGCTTCTAAGGCTGCAAATGGCGCTATTTGTTAATACACTCATGTTGATGGGATCTCTTCATGTTTGGAGAAGCACAGTCACCACGTTCACCAGGTCTTCAGCTGCCAGCTCCTTCTGTTTCATGCTGTGGAAAATAGCTGTGTTCATGTTTCTAGCTTTGGCTCATTCTAGCTTCTTTACATTGCTATTTCTTGTTGCAGAAGAgccttatttcttttctttagctGCCTACACTTGCTTGGGGGCCTATATTATTCTcatctttttcctcttcactcTAGGCTCTGTAGAGCAGGCTTACAAGTTCTTGGCTGGGAGAGGCACTAAAGCAGGCACTGGCAACAAGAACAGAACAGCACTGAAACCAGTTCTGGCAGTCTTGCTGACTGTTGTGCTGACTGTTGTTGGGCTGTTAAATGCTTCCCAGCCTCCTACTGTGAATTCAGTGGAGATTCCAGTTCACAAGCTACCCTCAACAATGAACAACCTGAAAGTGGTGTTGCTTTCAGATATCCATCTGGGGCCTACGGTTGGGAAGACCAAGCTTGCCATGATAGTGAGGATGGTTAAGGCTTTAAAACCAGATATCACCGTGATTGTTGGGGACCTGACTGATGCCGAGGCAAAGATCATACGACCTGCTGTTGAGCCTCTTGGAGAACTTGATTCCCCTTTGGGAACTTACTTTGTCACAGGAAATCATGAGTACTACACCTCAGATGTTAGCAACTGGTTCGAGCTGTTAAAATCATTTAACATTCAGCCATTGCATAACGAGAATGTGAAGATTGTTTCACCAAAGAGCGCTTCGGACTGGTTCTGCCTGGCTGGCGTGGATGATATTGAAGCAGATGTGTTGCACTACTCGGGACATGGCATGGATTTGAAAAAAGCTCTCAGAGGTTGTAGTAATGAGCATGCAATAGTACTCTTAGCTCATCAGCCAGTTGCTGCAAAGTGGGCCCTTCAGGAGAGGCCAGACATAAATTTAATTCTCTCTGGCCATACTCATGGGGGGCAGATTTTCCCTCTAAATGCTGGAGCTTATCTTTTAAATCCGTTCTTTGTTGGCTTGTACAAAGTTGGGCAGAACACCTTTGTCTACGTCAGCCCAGGGACGATGTACTATGGAATACCCATGaggctgggcagcagagctgaaatAACAGAGATAATTCTGCGTTCTCCTTGA